AGAAATATTCCCTCGTAATCAATGAAGACCTTCTGGAATCTCTTCCGTCTGATCCTGCTTTATGGATAACTTATTAACCCGGCAATTACCGGGAGTTTCCCAGAATCACCACTTTCCGCAAGTCGGTCGCACAATCTGATTCCAGCCTGACAAAATATATTCCGGAAGTGAGATCGTTCATTGTGAATGAATGGCTGCCCTGCTGCAGTTCTCCTTCAAATGCTGTTCTGATCAGCTTTCCGGCAAGATCATACATCCGAAGATTTACGAAAGATTCGGATGATAAGAGATTCACATTTACTGTAACTGAGCCGAACGATGGATTTGGTGTTATCGAAAGAGCTTCATATTGATCGCCACTGGAAAAAGGATCTTCTATTCCTCCGGGATACATTCCTTCTATCTTAACCCACTCCAGTTCCGGTGTTAAGCTTGGATCCGTGGTATTCAGAATGGCTCTGTACTGGATAAGCAGGATCGTGTCTGGCAGAATATCACCGAGGTAAGTCCCCGATTCCGTTATCGGATCGGTCCAATCTCCCATCGTTACCGGAGTCATACCTGTTCTCAGCTGAAAACTGACAGAAGTATTCACAGGCTCATTTGAAACCCATTCAATATTACCCCAGACGATTTCCCAGCTTGTTGCCATCGGCACCCACGCAATAGATGATTCAAGAGTACCGGTATCCGGATATATACTTGTTGCAGGGAGACAGGATTCAGAAAGATTCTGCTGTGTCCGCTCGAATTGCAGAAATAATTTGCCTGTTGTTGACCAGTTTATCTGATAGCTGGTCCAGAATGTATCTTCGAACTCCCACAGCGGCCCCTGTTCCCCGGGTCCTCCGGACCAGTCAGTCTGCTCCAACCATTGACCCGTTACTGTAAAACAGAAAATAGGTATCAGTAAAAAGAGTGACAGCTTCATTTGTAACCTTCTTCCTTCTCAATGTAAAGCAATTATCTACTATTAGTGAGAATACATGACCTATGATCGCAGGTCAATGAAACTCTTATAGTATAAAATCACTTCCAGGGAGATAGTTATTCGGAGAGGTTACCGGATCCTGCGTCCAGCCATGTTCGAATCCCAGAGATAGAAGTACTTTCTCGATTTCTGAATATTCGTATGGTTTAAGTATTCTTGAAAGAAGAGGATACTCTTTCGCATGGTGCATCG
The Candidatus Aegiribacteria sp. genome window above contains:
- a CDS encoding T9SS type A sorting domain-containing protein, yielding MKLSLFLLIPIFCFTVTGQWLEQTDWSGGPGEQGPLWEFEDTFWTSYQINWSTTGKLFLQFERTQQNLSESCLPATSIYPDTGTLESSIAWVPMATSWEIVWGNIEWVSNEPVNTSVSFQLRTGMTPVTMGDWTDPITESGTYLGDILPDTILLIQYRAILNTTDPSLTPELEWVKIEGMYPGGIEDPFSSGDQYEALSITPNPSFGSVTVNVNLLSSESFVNLRMYDLAGKLIRTAFEGELQQGSHSFTMNDLTSGIYFVRLESDCATDLRKVVILGNSR